From the genome of Streptococcus marmotae, one region includes:
- a CDS encoding MerR family transcriptional regulator, with amino-acid sequence MTNTEKTYTITEVSELYQVNSNTLRYYERIGLLPTIPRKSNGNRYFTREMLNWLEMVICLRHSGIPIEALKTYVKLLQQGEKTQKEREWLLKEQLETLYQRKENLQRSIDRLEHKISLYESGEINQATSYFEEYAILEDQENSWKE; translated from the coding sequence ATGACCAATACAGAGAAGACCTATACGATTACAGAAGTCAGCGAACTTTATCAAGTTAACTCCAATACATTACGCTATTATGAGCGTATCGGATTATTGCCGACTATTCCAAGAAAATCAAATGGAAATCGCTATTTTACGAGAGAAATGCTGAACTGGCTTGAAATGGTGATTTGCCTGCGGCATTCAGGAATTCCAATAGAAGCTTTAAAAACTTATGTCAAACTACTACAACAAGGGGAGAAAACCCAAAAAGAGCGAGAATGGCTTCTAAAAGAACAATTAGAGACTCTATACCAGCGAAAAGAAAATTTGCAACGCTCCATCGACCGCTTAGAGCATAAAATTTCCCTTTATGAGAGCGGTGAGATCAATCAAGCTACCTCTTATTTTGAAGAATATGCGATTTTAGAAGATCAGGAAAATAGTTGGAAGGAATAA
- a CDS encoding amidohydrolase family protein — translation MKIDVFAHVLLPRFYQKMLRLDPHLPDKMPFLQNPVLTDMKSRAQYQHKDTQQIISYVNVNPEDYVEADEALKLVQEANQELLETLQAHSEQFAGGVAMLALNHMDGSLEILEKFVTQNQNIVGVQLFSRHLGQSVAAPEFAPIFETCAKLEIPIWLHPVFDARKPDNNIVFSWEYEQTQAMLEIVEAGYFRKYPNLKIIVHHAGAMVPYFAERIRHILPEEMVQDFKKFYVDTALLGNPKALELAVDYFGIEKILFGTDAPLGILPAGPTKEIIAAIEAMALSTKEKQAIFADNWYRLLK, via the coding sequence ATGAAAATTGATGTATTTGCCCATGTTTTATTACCAAGGTTTTACCAAAAAATGCTTAGGCTAGATCCACATTTGCCGGATAAAATGCCCTTTTTACAGAATCCAGTTTTGACAGATATGAAGAGTAGAGCACAGTATCAACACAAAGATACCCAACAAATTATATCTTATGTTAATGTCAATCCAGAAGATTATGTAGAGGCCGATGAGGCTTTAAAACTCGTTCAGGAAGCCAATCAAGAATTATTAGAAACGCTGCAAGCTCATTCGGAGCAATTTGCAGGAGGTGTCGCGATGCTCGCCCTCAATCACATGGATGGAAGTCTTGAGATTTTAGAAAAATTTGTTACCCAAAATCAAAATATTGTAGGTGTCCAATTATTTAGTCGCCATCTTGGTCAGTCTGTTGCTGCACCAGAATTTGCACCTATTTTTGAAACTTGTGCAAAGCTAGAGATTCCAATTTGGCTTCATCCTGTATTTGATGCGAGAAAACCTGACAATAACATTGTCTTTTCATGGGAGTACGAGCAGACACAAGCCATGCTTGAAATAGTAGAAGCGGGCTATTTTAGAAAGTACCCTAATCTGAAAATCATTGTTCACCATGCAGGGGCAATGGTTCCTTATTTTGCGGAGCGAATTCGTCATATCCTGCCAGAAGAGATGGTACAGGATTTTAAGAAATTTTACGTAGATACAGCCTTATTAGGCAATCCAAAAGCTCTGGAATTAGCTGTCGACTATTTTGGTATTGAAAAGATTCTTTTTGGAACGGATGCTCCTTTAGGAATTTTACCTGCAGGTCCTACCAAAGAGATTATTGCTGCGATTGAAGCGATGGCTCTTTCAACAAAAGAAAAACAAGCTATCTTTGCGGATAATTGGTATCGCTTATTGAAATAG
- a CDS encoding putative quinol monooxygenase translates to MQPIFNVFKLKVAENHVEEFFQIGQTNFNQSITKEEGTLAMYLTKVDDQQTFCVIEVYRDAMAYQAHITSSHFKDFATFAQDYIPYKERVELIPQILYEQEQPVQEEDLSSLFVRLISVRVKESRETAFKDELFDVVNQAKDTKILYAGFVADSPNTWYIIDISSTENSIVAAFLEQNASIEQQVKQNFSLLECVNKGNLRYRAVTEKEAKCH, encoded by the coding sequence ATGCAGCCTATTTTTAACGTATTTAAGCTAAAAGTAGCTGAAAATCATGTAGAGGAATTTTTTCAGATTGGACAGACAAATTTCAATCAATCCATCACAAAAGAAGAAGGAACTTTAGCGATGTATTTGACAAAAGTTGATGATCAGCAAACATTTTGTGTGATAGAAGTCTATCGTGATGCTATGGCCTATCAAGCACATATCACTTCTTCTCATTTTAAGGATTTTGCTACTTTTGCACAAGATTACATTCCTTACAAAGAACGTGTAGAACTGATTCCTCAAATTTTGTATGAACAAGAACAGCCGGTTCAAGAAGAAGATTTGTCAAGTCTATTTGTTAGATTGATATCTGTGCGTGTGAAAGAAAGTAGGGAAACGGCATTTAAAGACGAGCTTTTTGATGTAGTAAATCAGGCAAAAGACACGAAGATTCTCTATGCAGGCTTTGTTGCAGATTCTCCCAATACATGGTATATCATTGATATTTCTAGTACAGAAAATAGCATAGTAGCAGCATTTTTAGAACAAAACGCTTCTATTGAGCAGCAGGTCAAACAGAACTTCTCACTGCTTGAATGCGTCAACAAAGGGAATTTGAGGTATAGAGCTGTCACAGAAAAGGAGGCAAAATGTCACTAA
- a CDS encoding low temperature requirement protein A: protein MSLIRHKKVELTELFYDLVYVYAISQMTHLLSHVRNGRFLLENVIVFSIALIIFINSWMIQMVFTNRFGKNSLTNTVFMLLQMICLLVAAGLLSNDFQSMVIPFFSTMAVLTGLLLAQYGLEYRITRNTADQYFIKQFFSILGVRILSLLSCLFLPYSSSLVIAVLGIIVTWLMPSFLLNPAKTGALKELTPISFPHLVERLSLLVIITFGEMIIGIAPYFSIDKLSLSSFFPFLIVANLFLFYITEMDHRIAVNKTNVSGNGAIYYHYFIFFGLSFITAAFTLLQEHQLSNDAIVCLLYSGIFLFLVGILLHAPYNKADFSWTPKFYLAELALLTIGFLLSLLVAENSLMFTLVTFFVTVGMTSLMMRQR, encoded by the coding sequence ATGTCACTAATTCGCCATAAAAAGGTAGAACTAACAGAACTCTTTTATGATTTAGTCTATGTCTATGCCATCTCTCAGATGACTCATCTGTTATCCCATGTTCGCAATGGAAGGTTCCTTTTAGAAAATGTGATTGTCTTTAGTATTGCACTGATTATTTTTATCAATTCTTGGATGATTCAGATGGTTTTTACTAACCGTTTTGGAAAAAATAGCTTGACGAATACTGTCTTTATGTTGCTACAGATGATATGCCTGCTAGTTGCTGCAGGTTTGCTATCCAATGATTTCCAAAGCATGGTCATCCCTTTTTTTAGCACGATGGCAGTTCTCACGGGACTCTTACTTGCACAATATGGTCTCGAGTATCGCATCACCAGAAATACGGCCGATCAATACTTTATCAAGCAATTTTTCTCTATTTTGGGAGTACGAATCCTGAGTCTCTTGTCCTGTCTTTTTCTCCCTTATTCATCTAGTCTAGTAATTGCTGTTTTAGGAATCATTGTGACATGGCTCATGCCGTCTTTCTTACTTAATCCAGCAAAAACCGGTGCTTTAAAGGAATTAACTCCAATTTCGTTTCCTCACCTTGTTGAACGTTTATCTCTGCTTGTGATTATCACCTTTGGCGAGATGATTATTGGGATTGCCCCTTATTTTTCTATCGATAAATTGTCACTTTCTTCCTTCTTTCCTTTTTTGATTGTGGCAAATTTATTTCTCTTTTATATCACAGAGATGGATCACAGGATTGCTGTCAATAAAACGAATGTATCAGGAAACGGAGCTATTTATTATCATTACTTTATTTTCTTTGGTTTAAGCTTTATTACGGCGGCCTTTACCTTATTACAGGAGCATCAGCTATCGAACGATGCTATTGTGTGCCTTCTCTATAGTGGTATTTTCTTGTTTTTGGTTGGAATTCTCCTACATGCACCTTATAACAAGGCAGACTTTAGCTGGACTCCTAAATTTTACCTTGCCGAATTGGCTTTGCTGACTATTGGTTTCCTGCTTAGTCTACTGGTTGCTGAAAATTCTCTGATGTTCACTTTGGTTACTTTCTTTGTGACAGTAGGGATGACGAGTTTAATGATGCGGCAAAGATGA
- the licT gene encoding BglG family transcription antiterminator LicT, with protein sequence MIIKRILNHNAVIATNKKDVDILLFGKGIAFSKKVGDTVEVDAIEKSFLLKNRDNMTRFTELFINVPLELVYVCEKIINLGKIKLGNNFDEIIYVNLTDHIQSSIERHKEGIVIANPLKWEIAKYYPEEYKVGKQALEIIKKEAKIELAEDEAAFIALHFVNANLENNFQESYKITEIIMNIEQIVKNFYVTEFDQESIEYYRFITHIKLFAHRLLAHEYYQEDDDDDLLALMRKKYPKEYDCGEEVARYIQKEYDYRLSSSELLYLTAHIRRLTKNLY encoded by the coding sequence ATGATCATAAAACGAATTTTAAACCATAATGCAGTTATTGCGACGAATAAAAAAGATGTTGACATTCTGTTATTTGGTAAGGGAATTGCCTTTTCAAAAAAAGTTGGCGATACGGTAGAAGTAGATGCGATTGAAAAAAGTTTTCTATTGAAAAATAGGGATAATATGACTCGGTTCACAGAATTGTTTATCAATGTACCGCTAGAGCTAGTCTATGTGTGCGAGAAGATTATCAATCTTGGAAAAATCAAATTAGGAAATAATTTTGACGAGATTATTTATGTCAATTTAACTGACCATATTCAATCGAGCATTGAACGACACAAGGAAGGGATTGTTATTGCAAATCCTCTAAAATGGGAAATTGCCAAATATTATCCTGAAGAGTATAAGGTTGGAAAGCAGGCGTTAGAGATTATCAAAAAAGAAGCCAAGATAGAGTTGGCTGAAGACGAAGCTGCTTTCATTGCTCTTCATTTTGTGAATGCGAATCTGGAGAATAATTTTCAAGAATCGTACAAGATTACCGAAATTATCATGAATATTGAGCAAATTGTGAAAAACTTTTATGTCACAGAATTTGATCAAGAATCGATTGAATACTATCGCTTTATTACCCATATCAAACTTTTTGCCCACCGCTTATTAGCGCATGAATATTATCAAGAAGATGACGATGATGATTTGCTTGCTTTAATGCGGAAAAAATACCCTAAAGAATATGACTGTGGAGAAGAAGTTGCTCGCTATATTCAGAAAGAGTATGATTACCGTCTGAGTTCGAGTGAATTGCTCTACTTAACTGCACATATTCGAAGACTAACTAAGAATCTGTACTAG
- a CDS encoding beta-glucoside-specific PTS transporter subunit IIABC, with product MKYKDTAQAILKAVGGEANVVSTTHCVTRLRLVLKDEQLVSDAVVKNIPNVMGVMRKNGQYQVILGNDVANYYQAFVKLGNFGGEQPVSTEKKGSVFGNIIEYIAGSMTPLIPAMLGGGMLKVLVIILPMLGLLSADSQTISFLSIFGDAPYYFMPIFLAFSASKKLNVTPILAMSVAGILLHPNFVQMVADANPMALFGAPVTPANYGSSVIPILIMVWLMKYIETAVNKVVPAVTKSFLQPTIVLLISGFIALVVVGPIGVIVGEGLSTLIQQMYGTAGWLTLAILGAIMPFIVMTGMHWAFAPIFLAASVATPDVLILPAMLGANLAQGAASMAVALKSKNPNTKQVAFAAGFSALLAGITEPALYGVTLKYKKPIYAAMIGGGVAGLFAGIVGIKSFLFAVPSLIALPQFINADQPANFTNALIATALSVVITFIIAYILGIDEEVQPSDLENVPTGVSNKKKIASPLKGTLLPLEQVNDETFAGKLLGEGIAIVPSNGKVVSPIDGVIASVFPSKHAIGLISQDGVEVLIHVGLETVNLNGEGFTSFVKEGDKVQKGDVLLEVDIASLIDKGYDVTTPIIVTNTQNFLDVLPMNEKATVEAGEDILAIL from the coding sequence ATGAAATACAAAGATACTGCTCAAGCTATTTTAAAAGCAGTCGGAGGAGAAGCAAATGTTGTTAGTACAACTCACTGTGTCACTCGACTACGCCTTGTTTTAAAAGATGAACAACTTGTTTCGGATGCGGTTGTTAAAAACATTCCTAATGTCATGGGTGTGATGCGTAAAAACGGCCAGTACCAAGTGATTTTGGGAAATGATGTAGCTAACTATTATCAAGCCTTTGTAAAATTAGGGAACTTTGGTGGCGAACAGCCTGTTTCTACCGAAAAGAAAGGATCTGTTTTCGGTAACATTATTGAGTATATTGCCGGATCCATGACTCCTTTAATTCCAGCAATGCTGGGTGGCGGAATGCTTAAGGTTCTTGTGATTATTCTCCCAATGTTGGGATTGTTGTCTGCTGATTCACAAACGATTTCCTTTTTGAGTATCTTTGGTGATGCGCCCTACTATTTCATGCCAATCTTCCTAGCATTTTCAGCTTCGAAAAAGCTCAATGTTACACCAATTTTAGCGATGTCTGTAGCAGGAATTTTGCTTCATCCAAATTTTGTACAAATGGTAGCAGATGCGAACCCTATGGCTCTCTTTGGTGCCCCAGTTACACCAGCTAACTATGGATCATCTGTTATTCCAATTCTCATTATGGTTTGGTTGATGAAATATATTGAAACAGCGGTTAATAAAGTTGTACCAGCTGTGACCAAAAGTTTCTTACAACCAACGATTGTCTTACTTATTTCAGGTTTTATTGCCTTAGTTGTAGTTGGTCCTATTGGAGTGATTGTAGGAGAAGGACTATCTACCCTCATTCAGCAAATGTATGGAACAGCAGGTTGGTTGACCTTGGCAATTTTAGGGGCTATCATGCCATTTATCGTTATGACAGGAATGCATTGGGCCTTTGCTCCGATTTTCCTAGCAGCTTCTGTAGCAACACCTGATGTACTCATTTTACCAGCTATGCTTGGAGCTAACCTAGCTCAAGGAGCAGCTTCTATGGCAGTAGCTCTAAAAAGTAAAAATCCAAATACCAAACAAGTCGCTTTTGCAGCAGGTTTTTCAGCTCTTTTAGCCGGAATTACAGAACCAGCTCTTTATGGGGTTACCTTGAAATACAAGAAACCAATTTATGCAGCGATGATTGGTGGTGGTGTTGCAGGATTGTTTGCTGGAATTGTCGGAATAAAATCTTTCTTGTTTGCAGTACCATCTTTGATTGCCTTACCACAATTTATCAATGCTGATCAGCCAGCCAACTTTACAAATGCCTTGATTGCAACAGCTTTAAGTGTTGTTATCACCTTCATTATTGCTTACATTTTGGGTATCGATGAGGAAGTACAGCCGTCTGATTTGGAAAATGTTCCAACAGGTGTGTCAAACAAAAAAAAGATTGCTTCGCCTTTAAAAGGAACCCTTCTTCCACTTGAACAAGTTAATGATGAAACCTTTGCAGGTAAATTACTCGGTGAGGGGATTGCTATTGTCCCTTCAAATGGAAAAGTCGTTTCTCCTATTGATGGAGTGATTGCCTCTGTCTTTCCTTCTAAACATGCCATTGGGTTGATTAGTCAGGACGGGGTAGAAGTACTAATCCATGTCGGATTAGAGACTGTTAATCTAAACGGTGAAGGCTTTACAAGTTTTGTAAAAGAAGGGGACAAAGTGCAAAAAGGAGATGTTCTTCTTGAAGTCGATATTGCCTCGCTTATTGACAAAGGATATGATGTCACAACACCAATTATCGTAACCAATACTCAAAACTTTTTAGATGTTTTACCAATGAATGAAAAAGCAACTGTTGAGGCAGGAGAAGATATACTAGCTATTTTATAA
- a CDS encoding glycoside hydrolase family 1 protein, with product MGVFPENFLWGGALAANQVEGAYNVDGKGLSVQDVLPNGGLGAWTESPTPDNLKLDGIDFYHRYKEDIALMAEMGFKVFRTSISWSRIFPNGDEETPNEAGLQFYDDLFDELHKYGIEPLVTLSHYETPLYLARQYHGWINRDMIGLFEKYARTVFERYKHKVRYWLTFNEVNSVLELPFTSGGIDIPKEQLTKQDLYQAIHHELVASSLVTKLAHEINPDFKVGCMVLAMPAYPMTSDPRDVLAAHQFENLNYLFSDIHVRGEYPKYANRFFKEHGIEIQFEEGDAELLKNYPVDFLSFSYYMSITEAFDKSKYASGRGNILGGLSNPYLEASDWGWQIDPIGLRLVLNRYYDRYQIPLFIVENGLGAKDELVVGADGTMTVLDDYRIDYMHKHLAQVKEAILDGVEIMGYTSWGCIDCVSMSTAEMSKRYGLIYVNRHDDGSGDLERYRKKSFFWYRDVIASNGENL from the coding sequence ATGGGAGTATTTCCAGAAAATTTTCTATGGGGTGGCGCATTAGCTGCTAACCAAGTTGAAGGAGCTTATAACGTTGACGGAAAAGGACTTTCTGTGCAAGATGTACTACCAAATGGCGGTCTTGGAGCTTGGACAGAGTCTCCTACTCCAGATAATTTAAAACTTGACGGCATTGATTTCTATCATCGCTACAAGGAAGACATCGCTCTAATGGCAGAAATGGGATTTAAGGTCTTTCGGACATCCATTTCGTGGAGTCGGATTTTTCCAAATGGAGATGAAGAAACGCCAAATGAAGCTGGTCTTCAGTTTTATGATGATTTATTTGATGAACTTCATAAATATGGAATTGAACCATTGGTGACATTATCACATTATGAAACACCGCTCTATCTTGCACGCCAGTATCACGGATGGATCAATCGAGATATGATTGGCTTGTTTGAAAAATATGCCCGTACAGTGTTTGAACGGTATAAGCATAAGGTTCGTTATTGGCTCACATTTAATGAAGTGAATTCTGTGTTAGAACTCCCATTTACCAGCGGTGGTATTGATATTCCAAAAGAGCAATTGACAAAACAGGATTTATATCAGGCAATCCACCACGAATTAGTTGCTTCTAGCTTAGTGACCAAACTAGCTCATGAAATCAATCCAGATTTTAAAGTCGGTTGTATGGTACTTGCTATGCCAGCTTATCCAATGACTTCTGACCCCAGAGATGTCTTAGCTGCTCATCAGTTTGAGAATTTGAACTATCTCTTTTCTGATATTCATGTTCGTGGAGAATACCCGAAATATGCTAACCGATTCTTCAAGGAGCATGGAATTGAGATTCAATTCGAAGAAGGGGATGCTGAATTGTTGAAAAACTATCCTGTCGATTTCTTATCTTTCAGCTATTACATGAGTATCACCGAGGCCTTTGATAAGAGCAAATACGCTTCAGGACGTGGCAATATCTTAGGTGGCTTAAGCAACCCATATTTGGAAGCCTCTGATTGGGGTTGGCAGATTGATCCAATTGGTCTACGCTTGGTACTCAATCGTTACTATGACCGCTATCAAATTCCCTTATTCATTGTTGAAAATGGTCTGGGAGCCAAAGACGAACTAGTTGTTGGTGCAGACGGGACAATGACGGTTCTTGATGACTACCGTATTGATTATATGCACAAGCATTTAGCACAAGTAAAAGAAGCGATTTTAGATGGGGTAGAGATTATGGGCTACACATCTTGGGGCTGTATTGATTGCGTGTCGATGTCTACTGCAGAAATGTCCAAACGCTATGGCTTGATTTATGTTAATCGACATGATGATGGAAGTGGTGATTTGGAGCGATATCGGAAAAAATCATTCTTCTGGTATCGCGATGTGATTGCAAGCAATGGTGAAAACTTGTAA
- a CDS encoding alpha/beta hydrolase, with amino-acid sequence MNKSYFYLEMKTHELEVPYSKEKRRVRVLLPKNYETDTEQTYPVVYFHDGQNVLYSKEAFSGHSWKVIPTIKRNPDIAKMIVVAIDNDGFQRMNEYSAWKYKELNIPGVQFGGKGTEYAEFVMEVVKPFIDSTYRTKADKAHTAMIGSSLGGNITQFMGLAYQDQIGCLGVFSSANWLHQEAFDRYIERQELDKEQRVYIYVGTEEADDTDKTLMAGNIKQAYIHSSLSYYRQLIAGGVDLDNLTLEIISGAIHNEEAWAKYLADCLRFLSEKW; translated from the coding sequence ATGAATAAGTCTTACTTTTATCTTGAGATGAAAACCCACGAATTGGAGGTTCCCTATTCAAAGGAGAAGCGCCGTGTCCGTGTTTTGCTCCCCAAAAATTATGAAACCGATACGGAGCAAACCTATCCTGTCGTTTACTTCCATGACGGACAAAATGTCCTTTATAGCAAGGAAGCATTTAGCGGGCATTCTTGGAAGGTGATTCCGACGATTAAACGCAATCCTGACATCGCCAAGATGATTGTTGTCGCTATTGACAACGACGGTTTCCAGCGCATGAATGAATATTCTGCTTGGAAATATAAAGAGCTCAATATTCCCGGTGTTCAATTTGGTGGTAAGGGAACAGAATATGCTGAATTTGTCATGGAAGTAGTCAAACCCTTTATTGATAGTACCTACCGTACGAAGGCTGACAAAGCCCATACTGCCATGATTGGGTCTTCATTAGGTGGCAATATTACCCAATTTATGGGCTTGGCTTATCAAGATCAGATTGGTTGCTTGGGGGTCTTTTCATCTGCTAACTGGCTCCACCAAGAAGCTTTTGATCGCTATATTGAGCGCCAAGAGCTAGACAAGGAGCAACGTGTCTATATTTATGTAGGGACAGAAGAAGCAGATGATACCGATAAAACATTAATGGCAGGCAACATCAAGCAAGCCTATATCCACTCATCACTTTCCTATTATCGCCAGTTGATTGCGGGAGGAGTGGATTTGGACAATCTCACGCTAGAGATTATTTCAGGCGCTATTCACAATGAAGAGGCTTGGGCAAAATATCTAGCTGATTGTCTGCGATTTTTAAGTGAAAAATGGTAA
- a CDS encoding esterase family protein, whose protein sequence is MHVEFLSHWSGNLGREMNLNRYGHAGIPVVVFASSGGAYTEYADFGMIEACKGSIEAGKVQFFTLTSVDKESWLADWKPIHDRAEAHRAYERYVIEEAIPFIKHKTNWFEPMMTTGCSMGAYHALNFFLQHPDVFNKVIALSGVYDARFFNGNQDYGQDDAVYQNSPADYIWNQNDGWFIDRYRQSDIIVCSGLGDWEQDGLPSFYTLKAAFAEKNIPAWFDEWGSDVAHDWVWWRKQMPYFLRTLDL, encoded by the coding sequence ATGCATGTAGAATTTTTAAGTCATTGGTCAGGAAATTTAGGTCGAGAGATGAATCTCAATCGCTATGGACATGCTGGTATTCCAGTCGTTGTTTTTGCTTCATCAGGCGGAGCCTACACGGAATATGCCGATTTTGGCATGATAGAGGCTTGTAAAGGATCCATTGAAGCTGGAAAAGTACAGTTTTTTACCCTAACTAGCGTTGATAAAGAGAGCTGGTTGGCAGATTGGAAGCCAATACACGATCGTGCAGAAGCGCATCGTGCTTACGAACGGTATGTGATTGAAGAAGCTATTCCTTTTATCAAACATAAGACAAACTGGTTTGAGCCAATGATGACAACCGGTTGTTCAATGGGGGCTTACCATGCCTTGAACTTCTTCTTGCAACATCCTGATGTGTTTAATAAGGTTATTGCGCTTTCTGGTGTATATGATGCCCGTTTCTTTAATGGGAATCAAGATTATGGCCAAGATGATGCCGTTTACCAAAATTCCCCTGCGGATTACATTTGGAACCAAAATGATGGTTGGTTTATTGATCGCTATCGCCAATCTGACATCATTGTCTGCTCTGGTCTCGGGGATTGGGAGCAGGATGGTCTGCCAAGTTTTTACACTCTCAAAGCAGCCTTTGCTGAGAAAAATATCCCTGCCTGGTTTGATGAATGGGGAAGCGATGTGGCTCATGATTGGGTATGGTGGAGAAAGCAGATGCCTTATTTCCTACGTACACTAGATTTATAG
- a CDS encoding ATP-grasp domain-containing protein, giving the protein MNFIVISPYYPENFQPFTLELAKKGINVLGIGQEPYEQLGPDLQGALTEYFRVENLEDIEEVKRAVAFLFYKHGPIDRIESHNEYWLENDAVLREQFHVFGAKPKHLRKTKFKSKMKKYFKQAGVPVVPGQVIKTEKDIARAVKTIDLPMIAKPDNGVGAAATYKLTSLADVDHFAEQWDHETVYFFEKFVHSSEICTYDGLIDAEGNIVFETTFDYHYTPLELLEGQKDNAYYILKTIDPKLQAYGRSIVKTFGMKERFFHIEFFREGDDYIAIEYNNRPAGGFTVDVYNFAHSIDLYRDYASIVAGEGVAERRFAPQYCLAITRRDQTQYQHSEEELREHYANQLKMEKRMPRAFAALQGDTIYLLTTDSRKELDDMIAYISQTRS; this is encoded by the coding sequence ATGAATTTCATTGTTATTTCGCCCTATTATCCTGAAAATTTTCAACCCTTTACGCTTGAATTGGCTAAAAAAGGAATCAATGTCTTGGGAATTGGTCAAGAGCCATATGAACAGTTGGGCCCTGATTTACAAGGGGCATTAACAGAGTATTTCCGTGTCGAAAACCTGGAAGATATTGAGGAAGTCAAGCGTGCAGTTGCCTTTTTATTCTATAAGCACGGACCAATTGACCGAATCGAATCCCACAATGAATATTGGCTAGAAAATGATGCGGTTTTGCGGGAGCAATTCCATGTCTTTGGCGCTAAGCCAAAACACCTGCGTAAGACCAAGTTCAAATCAAAAATGAAGAAATATTTCAAGCAAGCAGGTGTTCCAGTCGTTCCTGGTCAGGTCATAAAGACTGAAAAAGACATTGCTAGAGCAGTGAAAACAATTGATCTTCCGATGATTGCTAAACCAGATAACGGGGTCGGTGCAGCAGCAACTTACAAATTGACCAGCCTAGCAGATGTGGATCATTTTGCAGAGCAATGGGATCATGAAACGGTCTATTTCTTTGAAAAATTCGTTCATTCAAGTGAAATTTGTACCTACGATGGCTTAATAGATGCTGAAGGAAATATTGTCTTTGAAACAACCTTTGATTACCACTATACTCCGCTTGAGCTTTTAGAAGGTCAAAAAGACAATGCTTACTACATTTTGAAAACAATCGATCCAAAACTCCAAGCCTATGGTCGTTCGATTGTCAAAACCTTTGGTATGAAAGAGCGCTTCTTCCATATTGAATTTTTCCGTGAAGGCGATGACTATATTGCGATTGAGTACAATAATCGTCCTGCAGGCGGTTTTACAGTAGACGTTTATAACTTTGCTCATTCGATTGATTTGTACCGTGATTACGCTAGTATTGTGGCAGGAGAAGGAGTGGCTGAACGTCGCTTTGCTCCTCAGTACTGTCTTGCTATTACACGTCGTGACCAAACCCAGTATCAACATAGTGAAGAGGAATTGCGTGAGCACTATGCCAATCAACTAAAAATGGAAAAACGCATGCCACGCGCCTTTGCTGCTCTCCAGGGAGATACAATCTACCTTCTCACAACGGACAGTCGAAAAGAACTTGATGATATGATTGCTTATATCAGTCAAACTCGCTCCTAA